In a single window of the Atlantibacter hermannii genome:
- the ynfK gene encoding dithiobiotin synthetase, whose product MFKRFFVTGTDTAVGKTVVSRALLQALAAEGKSVVGFKPVAKSSKETPEGLRNKDALVLQSVSTLALPYAMINPIALSEDESSVAHSFPVNYPLLTDTLAQLSAQADHVVVEGTGGWRSLMNDLRPLSEWVVQEQLPVVMVVGIQEGCINHALLTAQAIASDGLPLVGWVANRINPGLAHYAEIIDVLSKKIPAPLLGELPYLPRAEQRDLAQYIQLPEPGVKLIA is encoded by the coding sequence ATGTTTAAGCGTTTCTTTGTAACGGGTACTGATACTGCTGTGGGTAAAACAGTAGTTTCCCGCGCGCTGCTTCAGGCCCTGGCCGCTGAAGGTAAAAGCGTCGTGGGGTTCAAACCCGTCGCTAAAAGCAGTAAAGAGACGCCGGAGGGGTTACGCAACAAAGACGCCCTGGTGTTGCAAAGCGTTTCCACCCTGGCCCTGCCGTACGCCATGATCAATCCCATTGCCCTGAGCGAAGACGAAAGCAGCGTCGCGCACAGCTTCCCCGTGAATTACCCGTTACTGACCGACACCCTGGCGCAGCTTAGCGCCCAGGCGGACCACGTGGTCGTGGAAGGGACCGGCGGCTGGCGCAGCCTGATGAACGACCTGCGTCCTTTGTCGGAGTGGGTGGTTCAGGAGCAATTACCGGTGGTGATGGTTGTCGGGATCCAGGAAGGGTGCATCAACCACGCCCTGCTGACGGCGCAGGCCATCGCCAGCGATGGATTGCCGCTGGTGGGTTGGGTCGCCAACCGTATTAATCCGGGATTAGCGCATTACGCGGAAATCATCGATGTCCTGAGTAAGAAGATCCCGGCGCCGCTGCTGGGTGAATTGCCTTATCTTCCCCGCGCTGAGCAGCGCGATCTGGCGCAATATATCCAGTTGCCGGAACCAGGGGTTAAGCTCATCGCGTGA
- the ypwA gene encoding Putative metalloprotease ypwA encodes MVLRYEIERALIEGEIEVEDIPALWDEKMQAWLGLSTEGDYRNGCMQDIHWTDGGFGYFPSYTLGAMYAAQLFHAARQALPTLDRDIASGEFSALFDWLRQNIWQHGSRFTTAQLVTNATGEDLNPHYFRKHLEQRYL; translated from the coding sequence GTGGTGCTGCGCTATGAGATTGAACGCGCACTGATTGAAGGCGAGATTGAAGTGGAAGACATTCCGGCGCTGTGGGATGAAAAAATGCAGGCGTGGCTGGGGCTGTCAACCGAGGGTGATTACCGCAACGGCTGTATGCAGGACATCCACTGGACCGACGGCGGATTCGGCTATTTCCCGTCCTATACGCTGGGCGCGATGTACGCCGCGCAGCTGTTCCATGCGGCCCGTCAGGCGTTGCCGACGCTCGATCGCGACATCGCCAGCGGCGAGTTCAGCGCCCTGTTTGACTGGCTGCGCCAGAATATCTGGCAGCACGGTAGCCGGTTTACCACGGCACAACTGGTGACCAACGCGACCGGCGAAGATCTCAATCCGCACTATTTCAGAAAGCACCTCGAACAGCGTTACCTCTGA
- the mdtJ gene encoding multidrug resistance protein, with protein MFYWALLGLAIIAEITGTLSLKWASQSGSTGAFIFMLAMITLSYIFLSFSVKRIALGVAYALWEGIGILIITVFSVWLFDESLSVLKIAGLATLVAGIVLIKSGTRKVKKPQGGNRHVAV; from the coding sequence ATGTTTTACTGGGCTTTATTAGGTCTGGCAATTATTGCTGAAATTACCGGGACGCTGTCATTAAAATGGGCGAGCCAAAGCGGAAGTACCGGCGCGTTTATTTTTATGCTGGCGATGATCACCCTCTCTTATATTTTCCTGTCGTTTTCCGTTAAGCGCATCGCACTCGGCGTTGCCTATGCTTTATGGGAAGGCATCGGTATTTTAATCATTACGGTATTCAGCGTCTGGTTATTTGATGAAAGCCTGTCGGTACTCAAAATCGCAGGGTTAGCGACCCTGGTCGCCGGTATCGTACTGATTAAATCCGGGACGCGCAAAGTGAAAAAGCCACAGGGAGGGAACCGCCATGTCGCAGTTTGA
- the mdtI gene encoding multidrug resistance protein — translation MSQFEWMHGVWLMMAIVLEILANIFLKVSDGFRRPLCGVFSLLAVLAAFSALGQAVKGIELSVAYALWGGFGIAATVAAGWILFGQRLNRKGWAGLALLLVGMVLIKLA, via the coding sequence ATGTCGCAGTTTGAATGGATGCACGGCGTGTGGTTGATGATGGCGATCGTGCTGGAAATTCTGGCTAATATTTTCCTCAAAGTCTCAGACGGGTTCCGCCGTCCGTTGTGCGGGGTGTTCTCCCTGCTGGCGGTGCTCGCCGCGTTTAGCGCGCTCGGGCAGGCGGTAAAAGGCATTGAGCTCTCTGTGGCCTATGCGCTGTGGGGCGGATTTGGTATCGCCGCCACCGTCGCGGCGGGCTGGATCCTGTTCGGCCAGCGCCTCAACCGCAAGGGTTGGGCGGGGCTGGCGCTGCTGCTGGTGGGGATGGTGCTGATCAAACTGGCCTGA
- the mlc_1 gene encoding transcriptional regulator, protein MNQSMGSLLHGQPLNVETLCEAAVKGDLLAQDIIAGVGTNVGRILAIMVNLFNPQKILIGSPLNRASDILFPAIANCIRQQALPAYSRNTLVESTQFTNQGTMAGAALVKDALYTGSLLIRLLQG, encoded by the coding sequence ATGAATCAGTCCATGGGCTCGCTGCTGCACGGTCAGCCGTTAAACGTGGAGACGCTGTGCGAGGCAGCGGTGAAAGGCGATTTACTGGCGCAGGATATTATCGCCGGGGTAGGCACCAACGTCGGGCGTATTCTGGCGATCATGGTCAACCTGTTTAATCCGCAAAAGATTTTAATCGGTTCGCCGCTGAATCGTGCGTCCGATATTCTGTTTCCCGCTATTGCGAACTGTATTCGCCAGCAGGCGCTGCCCGCTTACAGCCGCAATACGCTGGTGGAGAGCACCCAGTTTACGAATCAGGGCACGATGGCGGGCGCTGCACTGGTAAAAGATGCGCTCTATACGGGATCGTTACTGATTCGTCTGTTGCAGGGTTAA
- the mlc_2 gene encoding protein Mlc (making large colonies protein) yields MIEAHLVQETEIQEPGSRGRPAVGLMVETEAWHYLSVRINRGEINLALRDLSSKLVVEEQLALAQQDTTPLLERIITHIDQFFIRHQQKLERLTAIAITLPGIIDTENGIVHRMPFYDVLEMPLGPALETRTGVPVFIQHDISAWTMAESLFGASRGARDVIQVVIDHNVGAGVVTDGRLLHAGSSSLVEIGHTQVDPYGKRCYCGNHGCLETIASIDSVLELASSA; encoded by the coding sequence ATGATTGAAGCGCACCTGGTACAGGAAACCGAAATCCAGGAGCCGGGCAGCCGTGGCCGTCCGGCGGTAGGATTGATGGTGGAAACGGAAGCCTGGCATTATCTGTCGGTACGCATTAATCGTGGGGAAATAAACCTCGCGCTACGCGATCTCAGCAGCAAACTGGTAGTGGAAGAGCAACTGGCGCTGGCGCAGCAGGATACGACGCCGCTGCTTGAACGCATCATCACCCATATCGATCAGTTTTTTATCCGTCACCAGCAAAAACTGGAGCGTCTCACCGCCATCGCCATTACGCTGCCGGGGATTATCGATACGGAAAACGGCATCGTGCACCGTATGCCGTTTTACGACGTCCTTGAGATGCCGCTCGGCCCGGCCCTGGAAACCCGCACCGGCGTGCCGGTTTTTATTCAGCATGACATCAGCGCCTGGACCATGGCGGAATCGTTGTTTGGCGCATCGCGCGGAGCGCGGGATGTGATTCAGGTCGTGATTGACCATAACGTCGGCGCGGGGGTAGTGACGGACGGGCGATTGCTTCACGCGGGCAGCAGCAGCCTGGTGGAAATAGGCCACACTCAGGTTGATCCGTACGGTAAGCGTTGCTATTGCGGTAACCATGGCTGTCTGGAAACCATCGCCAGTATCGACAGCGTGCTGGAACTGGCCAGCAGCGCATGA
- the yddE gene encoding phenazine biosynthesis protein PhzF family protein translates to MQTIDFYMVDAFSNKTFGGNAAAVCPLVEWLPDETLLNMAKQHNQSETAFFVRTDTGFELRWFTTQYEIDLCGHATLAAAHVIFEYLDYPHTGITFSTRFVGDLQVTRKGEWLTLDFPAWQTESADAPDLLFETLGLDRSEVKETRAGRDWMVVMNDAQRLKTLTPDIHGMAPLGKMVCITAQGEEEDFVSRFFCPGEAVAEDPVTGSTHSMLIPYWAEKLGKTDMLARQVSARGGELRCQLLGDRVLIGGMATTYLIGKVLLR, encoded by the coding sequence ATGCAGACGATTGATTTCTACATGGTTGACGCTTTCAGCAATAAAACGTTTGGTGGCAACGCCGCAGCGGTTTGCCCGCTGGTTGAATGGCTACCCGATGAAACGCTGCTGAATATGGCGAAGCAGCACAATCAATCGGAAACCGCATTTTTCGTGCGTACCGATACTGGCTTCGAACTGCGCTGGTTCACCACACAATATGAAATCGATTTGTGTGGTCATGCGACCCTGGCCGCAGCGCATGTGATTTTCGAATATCTCGATTACCCGCACACCGGGATCACCTTCTCAACCCGCTTCGTGGGCGATCTGCAGGTAACCCGTAAAGGCGAATGGCTGACGCTCGATTTTCCGGCCTGGCAAACGGAATCGGCCGACGCGCCGGATCTCCTGTTTGAAACACTCGGGCTCGATCGCTCTGAGGTTAAAGAAACCCGTGCGGGACGCGACTGGATGGTGGTGATGAATGATGCGCAACGCCTGAAAACCTTAACGCCGGATATCCACGGTATGGCGCCGCTGGGGAAAATGGTCTGTATTACCGCGCAGGGCGAGGAAGAAGACTTCGTAAGCCGTTTTTTCTGTCCGGGTGAAGCAGTGGCAGAAGATCCGGTTACCGGCTCGACTCACAGTATGCTAATCCCTTACTGGGCGGAAAAACTCGGGAAAACCGACATGCTGGCGCGCCAGGTTTCAGCGCGGGGCGGGGAGTTGCGCTGCCAGTTGCTGGGCGACCGGGTATTGATTGGCGGGATGGCGACAACCTACTTAATCGGCAAAGTACTGCTGCGCTAA
- a CDS encoding putative protease has product MHKTVLLMLGTVFLGAFSAHADVGEAPEATADEITTLFFGKDDRQRVSDPTQSPWDAIGQLETESGNLCTATLISSHLALTAGHCLLAAPDGKPDKPVALRFMALKGGWRYEIHGIEGRVEPSLGRRLKPDGDGWIVPPSAAPNDFGLIVLHNPPSAITPLPLFPGDRADLTAALKTAQRKVTQAGYPEDHLDNLYSHQDCIVTGWAQKSVLSHQCDTLPGDSGSPLMLHTDEGWQLIGVQSSAPAAKDRWRADNRAISVTGFRERLEKLALQ; this is encoded by the coding sequence ATGCACAAAACCGTTTTGTTGATGCTGGGAACCGTTTTTCTGGGCGCTTTTTCTGCCCATGCCGATGTCGGAGAAGCGCCTGAAGCTACGGCCGACGAGATCACTACCCTGTTTTTTGGTAAGGACGATCGCCAGCGCGTGAGCGATCCCACCCAGTCGCCGTGGGATGCTATCGGCCAACTGGAAACCGAGAGCGGCAATCTGTGTACCGCGACGCTTATCTCATCGCACCTGGCGCTGACCGCAGGGCATTGTCTGCTGGCCGCGCCGGACGGAAAGCCCGACAAACCGGTGGCGCTGCGTTTTATGGCGTTGAAAGGCGGCTGGCGGTATGAAATTCACGGTATCGAAGGCCGGGTGGAGCCCAGTCTGGGCCGGCGGCTTAAACCTGACGGCGACGGCTGGATTGTGCCGCCTTCTGCCGCGCCGAATGATTTCGGATTGATTGTGCTTCACAATCCACCTTCGGCCATTACGCCGCTGCCGCTGTTCCCTGGCGATCGCGCCGACCTGACCGCCGCCCTGAAAACTGCGCAGCGCAAAGTGACACAGGCAGGCTACCCGGAAGATCATCTGGATAATCTTTACAGCCACCAGGACTGTATCGTCACCGGCTGGGCGCAAAAATCGGTGTTGTCGCACCAGTGTGACACCCTGCCCGGCGACAGCGGCTCGCCGCTGATGCTCCACACCGACGAGGGGTGGCAACTGATTGGCGTTCAGAGCTCAGCCCCGGCGGCGAAAGATCGCTGGCGCGCCGATAACCGCGCCATCTCGGTGACCGGTTTTCGTGAGCGGCTGGAAAAACTGGCATTGCAATGA
- a CDS encoding Thermostable carboxypeptidase 1, whose translation MENIHFQKLTKTFSRLSRFSHLSAIAGWDMFAMMPPGGSQARSEALAEMSVLCHQILTSPDVAQTLAAAEQEDLNDLERANLREMTRQYQQAALLPEALVEAKSLAGSRCEHAWRTQRPNNDWQGFAENLKEVVKYSREEAALRAAHRGGTRYDALLDIYEPDMTSARLDVLFGDLKNWLPDLLTRATEKQAQKTLIAPQGPFALEQQRELGLDAMKLLGFDFNGGRLDVSAHPFCGGVPEDVRITTRYNENELFSALFGVIHETGHARYEQNLRVNGLASRWRWRAPPRCTNPRACFLKCSWDAAPRSSPGCGRMSSPVLATSQPSRRTISSPGTSASNRVISASMPMKSATRPMWCCAMRLNAH comes from the coding sequence ATGGAAAACATTCACTTTCAAAAACTTACCAAAACCTTTTCACGTCTGTCGCGTTTCTCGCACCTCTCCGCCATCGCCGGATGGGATATGTTCGCCATGATGCCTCCCGGCGGTAGCCAGGCGCGCTCCGAAGCGCTGGCAGAAATGAGCGTGCTGTGCCACCAAATCCTTACCAGCCCGGACGTGGCGCAGACTCTGGCCGCGGCGGAGCAGGAAGACTTAAACGATCTTGAGCGTGCCAATCTGCGCGAAATGACCCGCCAGTATCAGCAGGCCGCACTGCTGCCGGAAGCGCTGGTCGAAGCGAAATCGCTGGCGGGCAGCCGCTGTGAACACGCCTGGCGCACCCAGCGTCCAAACAATGACTGGCAGGGTTTTGCGGAAAACCTGAAAGAGGTCGTCAAATACAGCCGCGAGGAAGCCGCGCTGCGGGCCGCGCACCGTGGTGGCACCCGCTATGATGCCCTGCTGGATATCTACGAACCGGACATGACCAGCGCCCGGCTCGACGTGCTGTTTGGTGATTTGAAAAACTGGTTGCCGGACTTACTGACCCGCGCCACCGAAAAGCAGGCGCAAAAAACGCTGATCGCCCCACAGGGGCCGTTTGCCCTTGAACAGCAGCGTGAACTCGGCCTGGATGCCATGAAACTGCTCGGTTTCGATTTCAATGGCGGCCGCCTCGACGTGAGCGCGCACCCGTTCTGCGGCGGCGTGCCGGAAGATGTACGTATCACCACGCGCTATAACGAAAACGAGCTGTTCAGCGCGCTGTTTGGCGTGATCCACGAAACCGGGCATGCGCGCTACGAGCAAAACCTGCGCGTGAATGGCTTGGCCAGCCGGTGGCGCTGGCGCGCTCCACCGCGCTGCACGAATCCCAGAGCCTGTTTTTTGAAATGCAGCTGGGACGCAGCGCCGCGTTCCTCACCCGGTTGCGGCCGCATGTCGTCGCCCGTTTTGGCGACCAGCCAGCCTTCGCGCAGGACAATTTCATCGCCTGGAACCAGCGCGTCAAACCGGGTTATATCCGCGTCGATGCCGATGAAGTCAGCTACCCGGCCCATGTGGTGCTGCGCTATGAGATTGAACGCGCACTGA
- the ynfM_1 gene encoding major facilitator superfamily protein — MSRIFTVSPDSAAQPDVVTSHQPSGFITRGTPQFMRVTLALFSAGLATFALLYCVQPILPVLSQEFGVSPASSSISLSIATGLLALGLLFTGPMSDAIGRKNVMVTALLLASCCTLLSTQMASWHGILLMRALIGLSLSGVAAVGMTYLSEEIHPSFVAFSMGLYISGNSIGGMSGRLLSGVITDFFDWRVAVGAIGCFALAAALMFWKILPPSRHFRPSSLRPKNLFIHFRLHCRDRGLPLLFAVGFLLMGAFVTLFNYIGYRLMLSPWHLSQAVVGLLSVAYLTGTWSSPKAGALSVRYGRGPVMISFTGIMLAGLLLTLLPSLWAIFAGMLLFSAGFFAAHSVASSWIGYRAKRAKGQASSLYLFSYYVGSSVAGTLGGLFWHRYGWNGVGGFIALLLVLAILTGWRLHHRAA, encoded by the coding sequence TTGAGTCGTATCTTCACCGTCTCGCCTGATTCGGCTGCTCAGCCTGACGTTGTTACTTCACATCAGCCATCCGGTTTTATTACCCGCGGTACGCCGCAGTTTATGCGCGTCACCCTCGCGCTGTTCTCGGCAGGCCTCGCCACGTTCGCACTGCTTTATTGCGTACAGCCGATCCTGCCGGTGCTCTCTCAGGAATTTGGTGTTTCACCCGCCAGCAGCAGTATTTCTCTCTCCATCGCCACCGGTTTACTGGCGCTGGGCCTGCTGTTCACCGGGCCGATGTCCGACGCCATCGGACGCAAAAACGTGATGGTGACCGCCCTGCTGCTGGCCTCGTGCTGCACGCTGTTATCAACGCAAATGGCCAGTTGGCATGGCATTCTGTTGATGCGCGCGTTGATCGGCCTGTCCCTCAGCGGTGTGGCAGCGGTGGGCATGACGTACCTCAGCGAAGAGATCCACCCCAGTTTTGTGGCGTTTTCCATGGGGTTGTATATCAGCGGTAACTCCATCGGCGGGATGAGCGGACGCCTGCTGAGCGGCGTTATCACCGATTTTTTCGACTGGCGGGTGGCCGTCGGCGCGATTGGTTGCTTTGCGCTGGCCGCCGCGCTGATGTTCTGGAAGATCCTCCCACCGTCGCGCCATTTCCGTCCTTCATCCCTGCGGCCAAAAAATCTGTTTATCCATTTTCGGCTGCACTGTCGTGACCGGGGGCTGCCGCTGCTGTTCGCGGTAGGCTTTCTGTTAATGGGCGCATTCGTGACGCTGTTCAACTACATCGGTTACCGGCTGATGCTCTCGCCCTGGCATCTCAGTCAGGCGGTGGTTGGCCTGCTTTCTGTCGCCTACCTCACCGGCACATGGAGTTCGCCGAAAGCAGGCGCGCTGTCGGTGCGTTACGGACGCGGCCCGGTAATGATCAGCTTTACCGGCATTATGCTGGCTGGCCTGCTGCTAACCCTGTTACCGTCGCTATGGGCCATTTTTGCCGGGATGCTGCTGTTTTCAGCAGGCTTCTTTGCCGCGCACTCGGTCGCCAGCAGTTGGATCGGCTATCGCGCAAAACGTGCTAAGGGTCAGGCCTCATCGCTGTATCTGTTCAGCTATTACGTGGGCTCCAGCGTCGCCGGCACCCTCGGCGGCCTGTTCTGGCATCGTTACGGCTGGAACGGCGTCGGCGGGTTTATTGCCCTGCTGCTGGTGCTGGCGATCCTGACCGGCTGGCGGCTACACCACCGCGCCGCCTGA
- the mlc_3 gene encoding gdgsA: protein MVADSQPGHIDQIKQTNAGVVYRLIDQLGPVSRIDLSRLAQLAPASITKNSSRND from the coding sequence GTGGTTGCTGATAGTCAACCGGGCCATATTGACCAGATTAAACAGACGAATGCCGGTGTGGTTTATCGTCTGATCGATCAGCTTGGCCCGGTGTCACGTATTGATCTTTCGCGCCTGGCGCAGCTGGCCCCTGCCAGTATCACCAAAAATAGTTCGCGAAATGATTGA
- a CDS encoding ASCH domain protein — protein MASTLLALQQRYPQAMVWGFGDSPDMADELAALVIRGEKRASCGALASYYHEPMLPGSYNIILNGRDEPVCVIRTMALRVVRYCDVTEALASLEGEGDRSLAYWQASHQRFLNVKAHGRRIWNWYSRSLSWWKWCNARRFQRRALNAVRITRIRGLTFQGAKSGDGSASGENQDQPSHFSGSQHRGTPSASRLTINRVT, from the coding sequence ATGGCATCCACCCTGCTCGCGCTACAACAACGTTACCCCCAGGCGATGGTCTGGGGATTTGGTGACTCGCCAGACATGGCGGACGAACTGGCCGCACTGGTGATCCGGGGCGAGAAACGCGCAAGCTGCGGCGCGCTGGCCTCCTATTACCACGAGCCAATGCTGCCCGGCAGCTATAACATCATTCTCAACGGCCGCGATGAACCTGTATGCGTGATCCGCACCATGGCGCTGCGGGTGGTCCGTTATTGCGATGTCACCGAGGCGCTGGCAAGCCTTGAAGGCGAAGGCGATCGCAGCCTCGCGTACTGGCAAGCTTCGCATCAGCGTTTTTTGAACGTGAAGGCACATGGGCGCCGGATATGGAACTGGTATTCGAGGAGTTTGAGCTGGTGGAAGTGGTGTAACGCCCGCCGGTTTCAGCGGCGAGCGCTTAACGCAGTGCGGATAACCCGTATTCGCGGATTAACGTTCCAGGGCGCGAAGAGCGGCGACGGTAGCGCATCCGGTGAAAACCAGGACCAGCCTTCGCACTTTTCCGGTTCGCAGCACCGGGGAACGCCTTCGGCGTCGCGGCTCACCATAAACAGGGTGACATAA
- the ynfL_2 gene encoding putative transcriptional regulator LysR-type translates to MNIELRHLRYFVAVAEELHFGRAAARLNISQPPLSQQIQILEAQVGAKLLARTNRSVSLTAAGAQFLADSRQILSQVDAAAIRAARLHHGETGELRIGFTSSAPFIKPVSDSLSQFRKDFPDVHLQTLEINTRAQIVPLNEGALELGLMRNTPLPDTLDWQLILREPLMAMVHHETPLAARPAISLRELADQPFVFFDPHVGTGLYDDILGLLHRYGVQPRIAQEVGEAMTIIGLVAAGLGVSILPASFKRIQLNEMRWVPITESDAVSEMWLVWSKHHEKSAAAQRFMRLLDEALTADKNASPPD, encoded by the coding sequence ATGAACATTGAGCTGCGGCATTTACGCTATTTTGTGGCAGTGGCGGAAGAGTTGCATTTTGGCCGGGCGGCAGCGCGGCTGAATATCTCCCAGCCGCCGCTTAGTCAGCAAATTCAAATTCTGGAAGCGCAGGTTGGCGCAAAACTGCTGGCGCGCACCAACCGCAGCGTCAGCCTGACGGCGGCAGGCGCGCAATTTCTGGCGGACAGCCGTCAGATCCTGAGCCAGGTTGACGCGGCAGCCATTCGCGCAGCGCGCCTGCATCACGGCGAAACCGGTGAATTGCGGATCGGGTTTACCTCCTCCGCGCCGTTTATTAAACCGGTCTCCGACAGCCTTTCGCAGTTTCGTAAGGACTTCCCGGATGTGCATCTGCAGACGCTGGAAATCAATACCCGGGCGCAAATCGTGCCGCTTAATGAAGGGGCGCTTGAGCTGGGATTAATGCGCAATACACCGCTGCCCGATACCCTGGACTGGCAGCTGATTTTGCGCGAGCCGCTAATGGCGATGGTTCATCATGAAACCCCCCTGGCAGCGAGACCTGCAATTTCACTGCGCGAGCTGGCCGATCAGCCGTTTGTGTTTTTCGATCCCCACGTCGGCACCGGACTGTATGACGATATTCTCGGTTTGCTGCACCGTTATGGCGTCCAGCCGCGGATCGCGCAGGAAGTGGGAGAGGCGATGACCATTATCGGGCTGGTGGCCGCCGGACTGGGCGTCTCGATCCTTCCGGCGTCGTTTAAGCGTATCCAGCTCAATGAAATGCGCTGGGTGCCGATTACCGAATCTGATGCGGTTTCAGAAATGTGGCTGGTCTGGTCGAAACATCATGAAAAGAGCGCGGCCGCACAACGCTTTATGCGCCTGTTAGACGAGGCGCTGACGGCGGATAAAAATGCGTCACCTCCGGATTAA
- the eptA_2 gene encoding cell division protein — protein MVLVVAALFYKDYASLFRNNKELVKAINPSNTIAASWSWYVHNRDDNLPLVKIGEDARQNPLMRQGKKNLTIVIVGETSRADDFSLGGYGRPTNPQLAQQNVVYFPHTTSCGTATAISVPCMFSNMPRAHYDEGLAHHQEGVLDIIQRQAFRFCGMRMTAAAKAHVTAFPIRI, from the coding sequence GTGGTGCTGGTAGTCGCGGCTCTGTTTTATAAAGATTACGCCTCGTTATTTCGCAATAACAAAGAGCTGGTGAAAGCCATCAATCCCTCCAATACCATTGCCGCCAGTTGGTCATGGTACGTGCATAACCGTGACGATAATTTGCCACTGGTGAAAATCGGCGAAGACGCCCGACAAAACCCGCTGATGCGCCAGGGTAAAAAGAACCTCACTATTGTTATCGTCGGGGAAACCTCCCGTGCGGATGACTTTTCGCTGGGCGGCTACGGGCGACCCACCAACCCGCAGTTGGCGCAACAGAACGTGGTCTATTTCCCGCATACCACCTCCTGCGGCACCGCCACCGCCATTTCCGTGCCGTGTATGTTCTCTAATATGCCGCGCGCCCACTATGACGAAGGTCTGGCGCATCATCAGGAAGGCGTACTGGATATCATTCAGCGGCAGGCATTCAGGTTTTGTGGAATGAGAATGACGGCGGCTGCAAAGGCGCATGTGACCGCGTTCCCCATCAGGATATGA
- the eptA_1 gene encoding cell division protein: protein MSFPRLKRPTLSRTQYLCLFSAYISLCLNLAFYHQVLSVFPLNTLRNIMVFITMPVVIFCVINSLASLASLVKLDRLVIALLILLSASAQYFILTYGIVMDRSMIANMLDTTASETFALLTPQMRWRWCFPVC, encoded by the coding sequence ATGTCGTTTCCACGCCTTAAAAGACCGACGCTCAGTCGGACCCAGTATTTATGTTTGTTCTCTGCCTATATCTCGCTGTGCCTGAATCTGGCTTTTTATCATCAGGTACTTAGCGTTTTCCCGCTTAATACGCTGCGCAATATCATGGTGTTTATTACCATGCCGGTGGTGATTTTTTGCGTCATCAATAGCCTGGCCAGTCTGGCTTCGCTGGTGAAGCTGGACCGGCTGGTGATTGCGCTGCTGATCCTGCTGAGTGCGTCGGCGCAATATTTTATCCTCACCTACGGCATCGTGATGGATCGATCAATGATCGCCAACATGCTGGATACCACCGCCTCGGAAACTTTCGCTCTGTTGACGCCGCAAATGCGCTGGCGCTGGTGTTTTCCGGTGTGCTGA
- the gmm gene encoding NUDIX hydrolase produces MSPKIGVGVLIIRDGKLLLGRRKGSHGAATWSAPGGHLEYGETPEACARRETEEETGLTLPTVEAGRFVSDVFPEVGKHYVTLFMVSRDAEGVPRCCEPEKCEGWSWFSPDALPSPLFAPWNVNPRIRVIRTALSARR; encoded by the coding sequence ATGTCACCCAAAATCGGCGTCGGGGTTCTGATTATTCGCGACGGGAAACTGTTATTAGGACGACGTAAAGGCAGCCACGGCGCGGCAACCTGGTCCGCGCCGGGTGGGCATCTTGAGTACGGTGAAACGCCGGAAGCCTGCGCGCGCCGGGAAACCGAAGAAGAAACCGGGCTGACGCTGCCAACCGTGGAAGCGGGGCGGTTCGTCAGCGATGTGTTTCCCGAGGTGGGCAAGCATTATGTCACCCTGTTTATGGTGAGCCGCGACGCCGAAGGCGTTCCCCGGTGCTGCGAACCGGAAAAGTGCGAAGGCTGGTCCTGGTTTTCACCGGATGCGCTACCGTCGCCGCTCTTCGCGCCCTGGAACGTTAATCCGCGAATACGGGTTATCCGCACTGCGTTAAGCGCTCGCCGCTGA